A region from the Sorex araneus isolate mSorAra2 chromosome 6, mSorAra2.pri, whole genome shotgun sequence genome encodes:
- the LOC101552674 gene encoding serine protease FAM111A-like translates to MAFEKHNERKPLNGRRNITQEPAPPSKRAKKEQSEKKPINGVLQRVKFLQDKTDTHSGKAVLMPGIEDAETYNKGKSYLRDFSEQTGVKIDRNKSQSEQKANNPLVGQSPKLKNNCVKFYIDVTEKYGAVIVQNHQLYTQGDKLCVSGLKGETIKKALCRDVRFLPCLENSVWKLVENQSFVLESSQLVDDLEGRFFEIEFEIGIPVKLTKLLNNHSETVGYLSWENMGRKGSATCFVFNKQFIFTCWHVVREIVGQGVNQALWAGIISECVQVSFGYEENIERERNSFSLDPWFEVGDKSLDYAVLKLNRGVEAPVFYGVTKILTPVAVSDVIHLIGHPNGQRKKMEKCFVIHQSQQEQEFQARQAELSDVHVSENSDVIFYHTSFYFEASGSPLFNSEGLLVGMHAGPNLDSREGNAKPFGFGPSMYAILSHIKQNFPICFEEMTDLPDEEMASLEY, encoded by the exons ATGGCTTTTGAGAAACACAATGAGAGAAAGCCATTGAATGGTAGAAGGAATATCACACAGGAGCCGGCTCCGCCTTCAAAAAGG GCCAAGAAAGAGCAAAGCGAGAAGAAACCCATTAATGGAGTACTGCAGCGTGTTAAATTTCTCCAAGATAAAACTGACACTCATAGTGGCAAGGCAGTGCTGATGCCTGGCATAGAGGACGCTGAAACTTACAACAAGGGTAAAAGCTACCTGAGAGATTTTTCTGAACAAACTGGTGTGAAAATTGACCGTAACAAAAGTCAGAGTGAGCAGAAAGCAAACAACCCATTAGTTGGCCAGTCACcgaaattaaaaaacaactgtGTCAAATTTTATATTGATGTAACCGAGAAGTACGGAGCAGTCATTGTTCAAAATCATCAGTTATACACACAAGGGGACAAACTCTGTGTCAGTGGTCTCAAAGGAGAAACCATTAAGAAGGCTTTATGTCGGGATGTCAGGTTTCTGCCCTGTCTGGAGAATAGTGTTTGGAAACTCGTGGAAAACCAGAGCTTCGTTTTAGAGAGTTCCCAGCTTGTGGATGATCTGGAGGGCCGATTCTTTGAGATTGAGTTTGAGATTGGTATACCGGTTAAATTAACCAAGCTTCTTAATAATCACAGCGAAACGGTCGGTTACCTCTCATGGGAGAACATGGGAAGGAAGGGCAGTGCCACCTGCTTTGTTTTTAACAAGCAGTTCATTTTCACTTGTTGGCATGTGGTAAGAGAGATTGTTGGACAGGGAGTAAATCAAGCCTTGTGGGCAGGCATAATTAGTGAGTGCGTACAGGTATCGTTTGGTTATGAAGAGAACATCGAGAGGGAAAGGAACTCCTTTTCTCTTGACCCTTGGTTTGAGGTAGGCGATAAAAGTCTTGATTATGCTGTTCTGAAACTGAACAGAGGAGTGGAAGCCCCAGTTTTTTATGGAGTTACTAAGATCCTTACTCCTGTGGCAGTTAGTGATGTGATACATCTTATCGGTCATCCAAatggacagaggaagaaaatggagaaatgttTTGTAATCCATCAGAGTCAGCAGGAACAGGAATTTCAGGCTAGGCAAGCAGAACTTTCAGATGTCCACGTAAGTGAAAATAGTGATGTGATTTTCTATCACACCTCTTTTTACTTTGAGGCTTCTGGCTCCCCTCTGTTTAATTCAGAGGGTTTGCTGGTGGGCATGCATGCCGGTCCAAATCTTGACTCCCGAGAAGGAAATGCTAAACCCTTTGGGTTTGGCCCTTCTATGTATGCTATCCTTAGTCATATCAAGCAGAACTTCCCAATCTGTTTTGAAGAAATGACTGATCTTCCAGATGAGGAAATGGCAAGTCTTGAGTATTGA